The stretch of DNA aaaatgcgTGCTCAaaacttttgtaatttaattaggCGGCGGCGCTGACGCACTGCAGCACATTCTGGACcctctttttttgcattttaatttgcagatcaaatgcaataaaaatgcaattaaattagcCGCAAGGCAGCGGGccataaaaaacacaacagcaacaacaacaaaatcatcaACAAGCGCAAATTGAATAAAGGAAAACGTGaaaagctgctgccgctgctgtctgtctgggaAAGAGCAAAGTCAgcaataattgaaaattaaatttaaagacCTGGCAGACACTAGGGGAGTAAGTCTCACCGTAGGGGAGGGAGGCGCTAACaagttatgcaaattgaaagtCGAAAAATGCTGTGGAATGGGAAGAATCAATCAAAACGCATCCAGAACTGGTGACAGTCCCACAGAAATCAGTCGCTGAGCATCGAAGTGCGTTAATTGCTTACGAAAGAGCACGAGATACTCCGAACCGAACCCCTATGCCCTGAACCCCGAACCCTGATTGATGGCAGATCTAATCATATCCGTCAGACAATTGCCGGATTCCCTACGAAACGGTGGCTGGGGGTTGCCCTACTCCTATGCAAATCACTGGTAAGATTCCTGCCCAGCaaacgagaaacgagaaactttcaaggcaaataaacaaaagtcagACCAGACAACTTTTCCCCTTAGTTTGTGTGGAGTCGGGcataaaattgaaatgcaaattaaagcaAACGTAACCGGAACGACGACAGCTGGTCACTCACATATGCAGGCACACCTGAACCACAACCTCAACAGTTTTGGCTGATGATTTGATGGAAAAACTATTTGAATAACCGCAAAAGATCCACCCTTAGGGACAGGCAAAGGGCTGAATGGCAAGCCACAAAGTGAACAGGCCACAGACATCAAAGGGATTTCGCGGTTTGCCGTTGTCGGCCACTGAACTTAGTTGCTAGCTTCACTCACTGCCATCGCTGTGGGCCACGCCCTCGCGCAGTAGGAAGTAGCGCAGTCCCTCCATGGTGTACTGCTGGGCGGCCTGCACGGGATCCACCACATTGTGCTTGCTCTTGGACATCTTCTGCCCGTCGACGGTCCAGTGCGAGTGCACGTacagctgctgcggcggctgcaggcCAGCGGCCAGCAGGAATGCCGGCCAATAAATGCCATGGAACTTGAGGATGTCCTTGCCAATCACCTGCTGCGCAGGCGGCCAGTGTTCCAGGAACTGCAATGAGCAAggaaacatttaatttgcgAATGAGAACAGGCTAGAAGCTTGGGTTTACCTTCTCATTGGGATATCCTAGGGAGCTTAGGTAGTTGACCAGCGCATCCAGCCATACGTACACCGTTTGCGTTTCGTCCCCCGGCACGGGTATGGCCCAGTGGACGCGGTTTGAGGGCCGTGACACGGACACATCCGGCAGCGGTTCGCTGAGCGTGTCCAACAGAATCTTCTCGAACTTGGCCGGCCGTATGCGTGCCTCTTGCTTGACCCAGTGCCGCACATCGTCCTGGAACTGCGACAGGCGGAACATGTAGTTGGTCTCCTCCGTCCACTCCACGGGATGGCCCGACTCTAGGGAGTAGCGCGTGCCACTGGCCTCGTCCAGCCGCAGTTGTGAGTCGGTGAGGAAAACCTCATCGGACACACAGTACCAGCCGCTGTAGGCAGCCGAGTAGATGTGTCCCCGACCTTGCAGCGTGCGCTGTGGAAGCAGAAAGcatcaaaatatgaaaatgccACGGGAATCTCCAATCTCATACCCAGAACTGAGCCACCGCCTGCTTGTGTCGCTCCTCCGTTGTGCGTATGAAGTCGTCATTCTGTATGTGCGCGGCCTGGAAGACCTCCCGATAGCGGAAAGATATCTCCTGGCAATACTGATCCACGGGCACattgtggctggctgccgcctgctggaTCTTCGTCCCATGCTCGTCGGTGCCCGTGCACAGGCGCACAACAGTGGCAGGATGCCTCAGCTTCTGGTAGCGACAGTGGGCATCCGCTATCACCGCCGAGTACAGATGGCCAATGTGTGGTGCTGAAAAGGAGTGGAAGAGGGGGAACTTTAGTTTTTGGCGTGGGAGCAACAAAATCACGAAACAAACTCACCAGCGTTTACATAAAAAATTGGCGTCGTCACATAATGTGAGCTGCTGTAGCGTGCGCCCAGACATTTAAGTTGCTTAATTCTACGTATTAACATTGTCTTGGCATAACTTTTGATAtagaaattcaacaaaatcacaaaaaacaatacaaattgcCGGCAATGCTTTCATAACAATAAACAGATGTTTGGTCAAATTTGACGCCTTACAGCACTGacctttaaaaatataccgtaaaaatACCGAATCCCAAAACCATATTAaccgattttgatattctatttCATATTAACAGCTTGTTAGAATTTTCAGcgtaaaaattataattatatccCATTGATGAATCTATTCTCCataagattggctagttttcatgactgACTTTTATTAGATTCTGAAACGTTGTGTAAAAAGCGAaagtgggaatggaatgtaaGGACATTGCTGTGATGAATATTCCCACTGGCAATTTGCCCGTTTTACAGCACAGACTTCGCATAGATCTCAGGGCTGCACACCATCAAATtacaattcaaatttgaattttaactttgatcaatttaaataatttaataaacaaaaaaccaactaggaaaaaatataaatgactGACACACGGTAACCCTCCCGCCCTACAGCTTGGACCCTCCTCGCAGGTACTTCCCTGGCTCTCCGAACATCCATTGACGGTAGACGGCCAAGCGGCGATTCCTTTGGGCCTTCTTTTTGGCATCGACAGCGGCACAGGCCGCTTTGTAGGCCGCCTGCTTGGTCTTATCAAAGTCCGCCTTGGCGTCGGCCATCTGCTTGCTGAGACTCTGCACCCGGTTCTTGGCCGCCTCCAGCAGTTGCGTCTTCTCCGACAGCTCCGTCTGTGCGCCCTGGGATACGCCCTCGATGTTGGCCAGATTCGTGGTGGCcgcctgcagcaggagcttcATCTGCTGTAGCTGTGTCTGCGagtcgctggctgctgccgctgcggcgtTCGTGTTGATTTGCGTGTTCTGCAGCGAGGCTGTGACTTCAGTGACGACGGCCTCCGCCTCGGCCATCTCCTGCGCCAGCTGCTCGACCATCTGCTGCTTGCCCGCGAGTGCTGCCTCCGCGGCACGCGCCGACTGTGCCGCCTTCTCGGCAAGTTCTGTTTTGACTTGGGTGGCCGCTGCCTCGGCTGCCGCCATTTGGGAGTCGCTGGCCGCCTTTGCTTCCTGAGCGGCCTTCTGGGCGATGTTGGTGGCCTTGGACTTGGGATTGCCTTTGTCAAAGCTGCCACACTGCTTCGACTTTGGCTCGCCGCATGCCGCCTCGCCGGtgccctcccctccctccatGCTCAGCTGGGAGAGGAACGGACTGGTGTCCCATTCATCCAGCTGGTAGATGCACTCCAGTCCGGCGaatccaagcagcagcacaaaatagGTTAACAAAACTTTCTTATAgttcattttttaatttaatacaGATCCGAGGACAGTCACTGCGTTTAATAAACTTCCAACGGCAAGCCTGCTTTGATGTATTGTGATGTTCGAAACCCGATTCGAATGGGACTTCTAGTGGCAAGAACTCTTTTTATAGATGTTTCTCAGCAAAGGATTTAAATTTGAACCGCGATTAGGTCCGATATGCAAATGTTATCGATGTTCGGCGaactgcttgcactgcttgccgCCAAGATGCGAATGGCGCCTTCGAGCACTTTTAAATATCAATGGTTCTCGGTGAAAGATCGTTTCAGATTTATTTAAGATTGTCGCACGGAAAACTTTGTTAACG from Drosophila subobscura isolate 14011-0131.10 chromosome O, UCBerk_Dsub_1.0, whole genome shotgun sequence encodes:
- the LOC117897714 gene encoding methionine--tRNA ligase, mitochondrial codes for the protein MLIRRIKQLKCLGARYSSSHYVTTPIFYVNAAPHIGHLYSAVIADAHCRYQKLRHPATVVRLCTGTDEHGTKIQQAAASHNVPVDQYCQEISFRYREVFQAAHIQNDDFIRTTEERHKQAVAQFWRTLQGRGHIYSAAYSGWYCVSDEVFLTDSQLRLDEASGTRYSLESGHPVEWTEETNYMFRLSQFQDDVRHWVKQEARIRPAKFEKILLDTLSEPLPDVSVSRPSNRVHWAIPVPGDETQTVYVWLDALVNYLSSLGYPNEKFLEHWPPAQQVIGKDILKFHGIYWPAFLLAAGLQPPQQLYVHSHWTVDGQKMSKSKHNVVDPVQAAQQYTMEGLRYFLLREGVAHSDGNYSQVKAQRILNSELADTLGNLLSRACAKSLNPCQVYPQPHAEHLADLLQSVDAAKRLRDSLLQLSERCEAHYECNHFHLVADTTMAALHAANNFFESAKPWELKGGKEGANEPRLATIIAMTMDALRLCGIVLQPIIPQLATRLLDKLSVPSSQRGWDCLNENFARRDSSSNSRSHQLDGQSSAMLFQRIMDEKDKTVEQKPQPQQAKRSKSKKERLKTATNATTATTTTS
- the LOC117896795 gene encoding uncharacterized protein LOC117896795 yields the protein MNYKKVLLTYFVLLLGFAGLECIYQLDEWDTSPFLSQLSMEGGEGTGEAACGEPKSKQCGSFDKGNPKSKATNIAQKAAQEAKAASDSQMAAAEAAATQVKTELAEKAAQSARAAEAALAGKQQMVEQLAQEMAEAEAVVTEVTASLQNTQINTNAAAAAASDSQTQLQQMKLLLQAATTNLANIEGVSQGAQTELSEKTQLLEAAKNRVQSLSKQMADAKADFDKTKQAAYKAACAAVDAKKKAQRNRRLAVYRQWMFGEPGKYLRGGSKL